A stretch of DNA from Streptomyces gobiensis:
CCCATGACGAAGGTGACCACGAACCACGAGCGGAGCTTCTTCACGTCCCCGCGCTCGGCGGCGAAGACGCCGAGCTGGCAGGTGAGTGAGGAGAGCACCAGGATCGTGGTGTTCGTCGCCGCGAACGGAAGGTTCAGGCCGTCCGCCTGTTCCGACCAGTACTCGGCTCCCATCACCGATCGCAGGGTGAAGTACATCGCGAAGAGGGCCGCGAAGAACATCAGCTCGGAACTCAGCCAGATGATGGTTCCGACGCTGGTGAGGTTCGGCCGATTGACCGACGGGTGCGCGTGCCCGGTTTCTACTGCTGTTGCTGTCGCCACGACCGACATTATGTCGGTCGCTTATTCCGTACTGACTTCGGGGGGTGCCGTTCGGTGTGTCCGACGTATGTGCGCTGCGCAAACGGCCCCTTCACACGGCCATCAGAGCGGCGTTCCCGGTGCTGTTGAGGGGGCGGTTGAGGGAGTAGCATCCGGGCAGCGCTTCGCAGTGCTTCTTGACGTTTCGATCCAACCGATCCCATGACGCGGAGGAACGATGCAGCCGACGGCCACGGTGCTGGTCTACAGCGATGACGCCAACACCCGCGAGCAGGTGCGGCTGGCCGCCGGACGCCGGCCCGCCGCCGATGTGCCCTCGGTGGAGTACCTGGAGTGCGCGACGCTCCCCGCGGTGCTGAGCGCCCTGGAGAAGGGCGGCATCGATGTCTGTGTGCTGGACGGTGAGGCGGTCCCCGCGGGCGGTATGGGGGTGTGCCGACAGATCAAGGACGAGATCTTCAACTGCCCGCCCGTGCTTCTGCTGATCGGCCGCCCCACGGACTCCTGGCTGGCCACCTGGAGCCGGGCGGAGGCCGTGGTCTCCCACCCGCTGGACCCGGTGGCCCTGACCGACTCGCTGGCCGGGCTGCTGCGCCAGCGCCGTCAGAACGCCGCCTGAGCGTGGCCAGACGCAGGCCGGGGGCCCGGAGCTCTGTCCAGGCCCCCGGCTGCGGGGGAAACAGGGGGACCTAGGGGGTGTCTGGTGGGTCTCCGTGGAAGAAGGAGCGGCGTCTGGTGCGTGTGATCGCAAGGCGGAGGAGGAAGCCAACCTGGTTGGTTGGCGACCGACGACAACGCAGCGAGCGTGCGTGCCAGGCGTCGCGACGCCGCGCGGATCCACCAGACACCCCCTAGATCCGGGGGCGGAGGCGGGCCTTGTCTGCGGGGGTCGAGCCCTCGCGGGTGCCTTCGAGCAGCGCGCTGCCCTTCCGCCACTTGTCCCAGGTCATGTTCCAGTCGCCGAATCCATTGCCGAAGGCCGGCATCCGCGAGCCATCGGTGTTGACGTGTGTCACCAGGTCACCGGGCCGGATGGAGTTGAAGAACCAGCGGGCGTTGCTGGAGCTGGCCCCCGTGCAGCCGTGACTGACGTTGGCGACGCCGTGTGAACCCGCCGACCAGGGCGCGCCGTGCACATACTCGCCACTCCAGGTCAGCCGTGTGGCCCAGTAGACCGGCAGGTCGTAGAAATCGGATATGCCGACGCTGGCGCTGCGCATCCGGACGTAGGACGACTTCTCCAGCACCACCTTGGTGCCGTTGCGGGTGCGGTACCCGGCCATGCCGGTGGTGATCGGCATGGTGTTGACGACCTCACCGTTCTTCTTGACGGTCATCACCAGTGCGGAGGCGTCCGCGATGGCTTCGATCCGGTCGCCGGTCTTCAGCTTCAGCGGCTTGGTCCTGCCGCCGTACAGCCCGTCACGGATCTTGACGCCCGCCAGCCGGCTCTTGGCGGTGATGGTGGCGTGGGCGGGCCAGTACTCCTTGGGGCGGTAGTGCAGCTTCTTGCCGTCCACCCAGTGCCAGGCGCCCTTGACGCTCGGCGTTGAGCGGACCTGGAGCGCTCGCTCAACTATTCGACGCTGCGCCTTGCCCTTGATCTTCTTACTGAGCTCGGCGGTGATGGGCTGTCCCACGCCGTAGGTGCCGCTGTCCGGCCCGAACTTCACCTTCAGCAGCTGTTTGGCATCGGGTTTGCGGGTGTCAAAGTTCACGGTACGGCGGCCGGGCTTGCCGCTCCTGTTCTCGGTGCTGATCTGCACCGTGTACGTCTGCCCGGCGGCCAGCGGGCTGGTACTGCGCCAGCTGCTGCCGTCCTCCGACAACTCCCCGCGCACATAGCGGCCGGCCGCGTCTATCGCGAGCACGTCCGTGATCTGCCCGTTGCCGCTCTTGGAGGTGACCTCAAGCGGCTTGTCGGGGTCAACGGCACGGCTGCTGTTTCCGCCCATGCTGACGGCCACCTGGCTCGCGGCGTCGTACGGCTTCGCGGCCAGTGGGTGCGAGGAGTCACCGCACGCGGTCAGCACCATGGTGGGTGCCAGCAGCAGCGCGCAGCTCAGCGTGATTCGTTTCGGTCCATGCGTCCCATAACTCATGGCTTAAAAGTATGAAAACTGCTCATCATGGGCGCGCTGGATACGCCCACATGGGTCGACCCCGGGCGGTTGCCCGGGGTCGATCCTTGACTTCTCGGCGAAACGTCCTACTGAGTCTGGTTCTCGCCGTGGTAGTACTCGAAGACCCAGCCGAAGATCGCGACCAGGATGACCGGCACCGAGAAGTAGAGCAGCCACCAGCCGAAGACGACGCCCATGAAGGCGAGGGCGCTGCCGACGCCCACGGCGAGCGGCTGCCAGCTGTGCGGGCTGAAGAAGCCCAGCTCCCCGGCGTCGTCCGCGACGTCCGCTTCCTTGTTGTCCTGCGCCCCGGTGTCCACCCGGCGTGCGGTGAACGCCAGGTAGTAACCGATCATGATGGCCAGTCCGAACGCCAGGAACAGCGCGGTGGTACCGACCGGTTCATTCGACCACACGCCGTACACAATGGCGACGATCAGAATGAAGGCCGACAGCCAGATGAACATCGTGCCCTGGATCTTCACTTTTCGCCCTCCTTCCTGCCGGTGAGCGCCTGGTCGGAGCCATGCGGATCGAGCTGCTCCAGCGCCGCGATGTCCGGGTGGTGCAGATCGAAGGCCGGAGATTCGGACCGGATCCGCGGCAGCGTGAGGAAGTTATGCCGCGGCGGCGGGCAGGACGTCGCCCATTCAAGTGAACGTCCATAGCCCCAAGGGTCGTCGACCTCGATCTTCTTGCCGTACTTCTGCGTCTTCCAGACGTTGTAGAGGAACGGCAGGAGCGACATGCCCAGCAGGAACGAGCTGATCGTCGAGATGGTGTTCAGCGCGGTGAACCCGTCGGCGTTCAGATAGTCCGGGTAGCGCCGCGGCATGCCTTCGGCGCCCAGCCAGTGCTGGACCAGGAAGGTGCCGTGGAAGCCCACGAACAGCGTCCAGAAGGTGATCTTGCCAAGCCGCTCGTCGAGCATCTTGCCGGTGAACTTCGGCCACCAGAAGTGGAAGCCCGCGAACATCGCGAAGACCACGGTGCCGAACACCACGTAGTGGAAGTGCGCCACCACGAAGTACGAGTCGGAGATGTGGAAGTCCAGCGGCGGCGAAGCCAGGATGACTCCGGTCAGACCACCGAACAGGAAGGTGATCAGGAAGCCGACCGTCCAGAGCATCGGGGTTTCGAAGGAGAGCGAGCCCTTCCACATGGTGCCGATCCAGTTGAAGAACTTCACTCCGGTCGGGACGGCGATCAGGAAGGTCATAAAGGCGAAGAACGGCAGCAGCACACCGCCGGTGACATACATGTGGTGCGCCCACACGGTCACGGACAGACCGGCGATCGCGATGGTCGCCGCGATCAGGCCGATGTAGCCGAACATCGGCTTCCGGGAGAAGACCGGAATGACCTCGGAGACGATGCCGAAGAACGGCAGCGCGATGATGTACACCTCGGGATGGCCGAAGAACCAGAAGAGGTGCTGCCACAGCAGGGCACCGCCATTGGCCCCATCGAAGATATGCGCCCCGAATTGCCGGTCTGCCTCAAGGGCGAACAGCGCGGCGGCCAGGACCGGGAAGGCCAGCAGCACCAGCACACCGGTGAGCAGCACATTCCAGGTGAAGATCGGCATCCGGAACATCGTCATGCCCGGAGCGCGCATGCAGATGATGGTGGTGATGAAGTTGACCGCACCGAGGATCGTGCCGAAGCCGGAGAGGGCCAGACCCATGATCCACATATCGGCGCCCACGCCGGGCGAGCGGATCGCGTCATTGAGTGGTGCGTAGGCGAACCAGCCGAAGTTGGCCGCACCGTTCGGGGTGATGAAGCCGGCCACGGCGATCGTCGAGCCGAACAGATAGAACCAGTAGGCCAGCATGTTCAGCCGCGGGAACGCCACATCGGGCGCACCGATCTGCAGCGGCATGATCCAGTTCGCGAAACCGGCGAACAGCGGGGTCGCGAACATCAGCAGCATCACCGTGCCGTGCATGGTGAACAGCTGGTTGAACTGCTCGTTCGAGATGATCTGCGTACCCGGCCGGGCGAGTTCGGCGCGCATGAAGAGCGCCATCACACCGCCGATAACGAAGAAGATGAACGAGGTGATCAGATAGAGCGTGCCGATCGTCTTGTGATCGGTGGTCGTCAGCCACTTCACCACGATGTTGCCGGGCTCTTTGCGCCGCACCGGCAGCTCGTTCTCATATGAGTCGTCTGCTGCGGCGGCACCCTGGGGTTCGTTGAGGATGCTCACGGGTTGTTGGTCTCCGCATTCTTGGCCGCGTCCGTCTGCGCAATGCCCGCCGGAAGGTAGCCGGTCTGGCCCTTCTCAGCCAGTTCCTCCAGGTGCTTCTGGTAGCGCTCCGGGGAAACCACCTTGACGTTGAAGAGCATCCGGGAGTGGTCCACACCGCACAGCTCGGCGCACTTGCCCCGGAAGGTCCCCTCCTTGTTCGGAGTCACCTCGAAGCGGTTGGTGTGTCCGGGGATGACGTCCTGCTTCATCAGGAACGGCAGCACCCAGAAGGAGTGGATGACGTCCCGCGAGGTCAGCACGAACTGGACCGTCTCGCCCTTGGGCAGCCAGAGGGTGGGCCCCGGGTTGCCGGTCTGCGGATTCCGGTCAGCCGGTGTACCGATGTCGTGGACGCCCTCGGCGCCCTCCGGTACGGCTGCCATCATGCGGTCCGGAATCGCGGCCAGTTCCCCGGCGTCCCGGTTGTCGCTGGACTTGTCGCCGTCCACGTCCGCCATGTAGTTGAAGGCCCAGCTCCACTGGAAGCCCACCACATTGATGACATGGTCGGGCTTCTTGGAGGTCTCCAGGAGCGCCGCCTGATCACGTGCGGTGAAGTAGAAGAGCACCGAGACGATGATGAGCGGAACGACCGTGTACAGGGCCTCGATGGGCATGTTGTACCGGGTCTGCGGAGGAATCTCCACCTTGGTCCGGGAGCGCCGGTGGAAGATGACGCTCCACAGGATCAGGCCCCACACCAGTACACCCGTGGCGAGCGCAGCCGCCCACGAGCCCTGCCACAGGGAGAGGATCCGCGGCGCCTCCTCCGTGACGGGGGTGGGCATACCGAGGCGGGGGAAGTCCTTGTATGTGCAACCGGTCGCGGTCGCCAGGACCAGGCCCGCAGCAAGCGCCTGCGGCAGCATCCGCCGCATCGGGCGCCGCCTGGGGGGACCGCCCGCGCCCGCCAGGGCGTGGGGGAGGTCGGAGCCGTTGGGACTCACGTAGCGCCTTCCCGAGAGTCTCGCCCGCTCGGCCGGGCGCGGCCGTATGGTTCGGGCGCCGGCCCTGGCGCGGGCAGGGGTTTGGATGTTTATGC
This window harbors:
- the coxB gene encoding cytochrome c oxidase subunit II, which produces MSPNGSDLPHALAGAGGPPRRRPMRRMLPQALAAGLVLATATGCTYKDFPRLGMPTPVTEEAPRILSLWQGSWAAALATGVLVWGLILWSVIFHRRSRTKVEIPPQTRYNMPIEALYTVVPLIIVSVLFYFTARDQAALLETSKKPDHVINVVGFQWSWAFNYMADVDGDKSSDNRDAGELAAIPDRMMAAVPEGAEGVHDIGTPADRNPQTGNPGPTLWLPKGETVQFVLTSRDVIHSFWVLPFLMKQDVIPGHTNRFEVTPNKEGTFRGKCAELCGVDHSRMLFNVKVVSPERYQKHLEELAEKGQTGYLPAGIAQTDAAKNAETNNP
- a CDS encoding cytochrome c oxidase subunit 4, which encodes MKIQGTMFIWLSAFILIVAIVYGVWSNEPVGTTALFLAFGLAIMIGYYLAFTARRVDTGAQDNKEADVADDAGELGFFSPHSWQPLAVGVGSALAFMGVVFGWWLLYFSVPVILVAIFGWVFEYYHGENQTQ
- the ctaD gene encoding cytochrome c oxidase subunit I; amino-acid sequence: MSILNEPQGAAAADDSYENELPVRRKEPGNIVVKWLTTTDHKTIGTLYLITSFIFFVIGGVMALFMRAELARPGTQIISNEQFNQLFTMHGTVMLLMFATPLFAGFANWIMPLQIGAPDVAFPRLNMLAYWFYLFGSTIAVAGFITPNGAANFGWFAYAPLNDAIRSPGVGADMWIMGLALSGFGTILGAVNFITTIICMRAPGMTMFRMPIFTWNVLLTGVLVLLAFPVLAAALFALEADRQFGAHIFDGANGGALLWQHLFWFFGHPEVYIIALPFFGIVSEVIPVFSRKPMFGYIGLIAATIAIAGLSVTVWAHHMYVTGGVLLPFFAFMTFLIAVPTGVKFFNWIGTMWKGSLSFETPMLWTVGFLITFLFGGLTGVILASPPLDFHISDSYFVVAHFHYVVFGTVVFAMFAGFHFWWPKFTGKMLDERLGKITFWTLFVGFHGTFLVQHWLGAEGMPRRYPDYLNADGFTALNTISTISSFLLGMSLLPFLYNVWKTQKYGKKIEVDDPWGYGRSLEWATSCPPPRHNFLTLPRIRSESPAFDLHHPDIAALEQLDPHGSDQALTGRKEGEK
- a CDS encoding L,D-transpeptidase encodes the protein MSYGTHGPKRITLSCALLLAPTMVLTACGDSSHPLAAKPYDAASQVAVSMGGNSSRAVDPDKPLEVTSKSGNGQITDVLAIDAAGRYVRGELSEDGSSWRSTSPLAAGQTYTVQISTENRSGKPGRRTVNFDTRKPDAKQLLKVKFGPDSGTYGVGQPITAELSKKIKGKAQRRIVERALQVRSTPSVKGAWHWVDGKKLHYRPKEYWPAHATITAKSRLAGVKIRDGLYGGRTKPLKLKTGDRIEAIADASALVMTVKKNGEVVNTMPITTGMAGYRTRNGTKVVLEKSSYVRMRSASVGISDFYDLPVYWATRLTWSGEYVHGAPWSAGSHGVANVSHGCTGASSSNARWFFNSIRPGDLVTHVNTDGSRMPAFGNGFGDWNMTWDKWRKGSALLEGTREGSTPADKARLRPRI
- a CDS encoding cytochrome c oxidase subunit 3, encoding MSVVATATAVETGHAHPSVNRPNLTSVGTIIWLSSELMFFAALFAMYFTLRSVMGAEYWSEQADGLNLPFAATNTTILVLSSLTCQLGVFAAERGDVKKLRSWFVVTFVMGAIFIGGQMFEYVELIKHEGLSLSSDPYGSVFYLTTGFHGLHVTGGLIAFLFVLGRTYAARRFTHHQATAAIVVSYYWHFVDVVWIGLFATIYLIR